The Caproicibacterium lactatifermentans genome contains a region encoding:
- a CDS encoding NAD(+)/NADH kinase gives MIIALLPNLRKAHAPRCTHEIIKCLHELGAKIYMRASDRQQAYDADRWVDDFQELLGSCSAAIAVGGDGTIIHEARHTAIAGRPILGVNTGRLGFVAGLEPNELGLLKNLVRGNYTLENRLMLRARFETDGVTRQTDALNDVVIARGTRSKIIDFEVGFNDNEMTHYRADGLIFATPTGSTAYSLSAGGPVLDPGVSAFLLTPICSLSLASRPVVFSPDACLTVKTFSAAEEQNYLTVDGDDAIPLQAGQQVIVSRSPYTAQFIKLKQNHFYEVVNKKLIERRT, from the coding sequence ATGATTATCGCTCTGCTGCCCAATCTAAGAAAAGCGCATGCTCCGCGCTGCACACATGAAATTATCAAATGCCTGCATGAGCTGGGTGCAAAAATATATATGCGTGCTTCTGACCGGCAGCAGGCCTATGACGCGGACCGCTGGGTTGACGATTTTCAGGAGCTGCTAGGTTCCTGCAGCGCAGCCATTGCGGTCGGCGGCGACGGCACCATCATTCATGAAGCGCGGCATACCGCTATTGCGGGCAGGCCGATTCTTGGTGTCAACACTGGCCGGCTCGGTTTTGTGGCTGGGCTGGAACCAAATGAACTGGGCCTGTTAAAAAATCTGGTGCGGGGCAATTATACACTGGAAAACCGCCTGATGCTGCGTGCCCGGTTTGAGACGGACGGCGTTACCCGCCAAACAGACGCTTTAAATGATGTTGTGATTGCCCGTGGTACGCGCTCAAAGATTATTGATTTTGAAGTTGGTTTTAACGACAATGAAATGACACACTACCGGGCAGACGGCCTCATTTTTGCAACACCGACCGGCAGCACCGCCTATTCGCTTTCTGCAGGCGGTCCAGTATTGGACCCGGGCGTCAGTGCCTTTCTGCTGACACCCATCTGTTCCCTTTCGCTGGCAAGCCGTCCGGTGGTTTTCAGTCCGGACGCCTGCCTGACTGTAAAGACTTTTTCCGCAGCAGAGGAGCAAAACTACCTGACGGTGGACGGCGACGACGCCATTCCGCTGCAGGCGGGCCAGCAGGTAATAGTCAGTCGTTCCCCCTATACAGCACAGTTTATTAAGCTGAAGCAAAATCATTTTTACGAAGTTGTCAATAAAAAACTGATAGAGAGGAGGACCTAA
- a CDS encoding arginine repressor: protein MKARRHAKILELISQYDIDTQEELLRRLRDTGFEVTQATVSRDIKELRLVKTLSTDGQYRYSTGKEDNRDISSKFYSLLQDSATSINCTGNLVVIKSVSGMAQAICAAMDTMHWEAVVGTLAGDDTIFVAVRSEHAAQQFAAELTRMMG, encoded by the coding sequence ATGAAGGCACGCCGCCATGCGAAAATTTTGGAACTAATCAGCCAATATGATATCGATACGCAGGAGGAGCTTCTGCGCCGTCTGCGTGACACCGGATTTGAGGTGACACAGGCCACCGTTTCCCGCGATATTAAAGAGCTGCGTCTGGTGAAGACGCTGTCGACGGACGGACAGTATCGGTATTCCACCGGCAAAGAGGACAATCGGGATATTTCCTCCAAATTTTACTCGCTGCTGCAGGATTCTGCTACATCTATCAACTGTACCGGGAACCTTGTTGTTATCAAATCGGTTTCCGGTATGGCACAGGCTATTTGCGCTGCAATGGACACCATGCACTGGGAAGCAGTGGTCGGTACGCTCGCCGGTGATGATACCATTTTTGTTGCTGTGCGCAGTGAGCACGCCGCCCAGCAGTTTGCGGCAGAACTCACCAGAATGATGGGGTGA
- the hprK gene encoding HPr(Ser) kinase/phosphatase: MATKFSVSLDKVMKELSLKTVYMPCDPQKVLITSTDVNRPGLELNGFYEYYDSSRIIVMGNAETAFLNDRPPEYRARVLNAIFSKKPPAVIIARSLSPVPELLETTKKYGVPVLATAETTSSLVASLVAYMNVELAPRVTRHGVLVEVYGEGVLIVGDSGVGKSETAIELIKRGHRLIADDAVEIRRVSGKTLVGQAPANIRHFIELRGIGIINARRIFGIGAVKVSSKIDLIINMELWDGHKVYDRMGIDSEYTELLGIKVPVLTIPVKPGRNLAVIIEVAAMNNRQKKMGYNAAEELLQGLGMDLSMVKQQETKLKLDI; encoded by the coding sequence ATGGCTACAAAATTTAGTGTTTCACTGGACAAAGTAATGAAAGAGCTTTCTCTGAAAACCGTCTATATGCCCTGCGACCCGCAGAAGGTGCTTATCACCTCTACAGACGTCAATCGTCCCGGTCTGGAGCTGAATGGATTTTATGAGTATTACGATTCTTCCCGTATCATTGTCATGGGAAATGCGGAAACTGCTTTTCTAAACGACCGCCCACCCGAATACCGCGCCAGGGTGCTGAACGCTATTTTCAGCAAAAAGCCGCCGGCAGTCATCATCGCCCGCAGTTTAAGCCCTGTGCCGGAGCTGCTGGAGACAACCAAAAAATACGGTGTACCGGTGCTCGCTACTGCTGAAACAACCAGCAGCCTGGTGGCTTCACTGGTCGCCTATATGAACGTGGAACTGGCACCGCGCGTCACTCGTCATGGTGTGCTGGTAGAGGTATACGGCGAGGGAGTGCTGATTGTCGGCGACAGTGGTGTGGGCAAAAGTGAAACGGCTATCGAGTTGATTAAGCGCGGTCACCGGCTGATTGCCGATGACGCAGTCGAAATCCGCCGTGTGTCCGGCAAAACACTGGTCGGTCAGGCACCAGCCAATATTCGCCATTTCATTGAGCTGCGCGGCATTGGCATTATCAATGCCCGCCGCATTTTCGGCATCGGCGCTGTCAAAGTTTCCTCAAAAATCGACCTGATTATTAACATGGAGCTGTGGGATGGCCACAAAGTCTATGACCGTATGGGCATAGACAGTGAATACACGGAACTTTTGGGCATTAAGGTGCCGGTGCTGACTATTCCGGTCAAGCCCGGGCGGAACCTTGCTGTTATCATTGAGGTTGCTGCCATGAACAACCGGCAGAAGAAGATGGGTTATAATGCGGCAGAGGAACTGCTGCAGGGACTTGGCATGGACCTTTCCATGGTCAAGCAACAGGAAACTAAGCTGAAACTAGATATTTAA
- the recN gene encoding DNA repair protein RecN, whose protein sequence is MLDELYIENIAVIEKATIDFGPGFNVLTGETGAGKSIIIDAIHAVLGQRTSRELVRAGAKGAFVSASFSGLTPQVLQILDQLGFSPEEDGTLLLQRQIREDGRTVCHIGSRPASVAALRQLGAQLINIHGQHESYGLLSPDNHLRYLDRMGVPETLLQKYRGAYRQWKQVQKQLTALDVDEAEKVRLTDLLTYQINELEKANIKPGEIQDLQNRHKRIRSGGKITASLQKAVQILDGDGEMPGACAAVQEASRHLADAAELLPELSGLSGRLESLGYDLQDCMEEIRSQCETDAYDPQELEEIETRLDVYYHLSLKYGKTEKEMLQFLQKCRQQLSSIQHSGEEMQRLQKENDAAEKQVRTLGRQLSSSRRKAAAGFSEQVRRELTYLDMPGVIFTVQQTPCVPSPSGCDDVQFLISANPGEPARPLAKIASGGELSRILLAIQSVLSGRDSVGTLIFDEVDTGVSGSAAQKIGQKLRQTARGRQVLCVTHLPQIAALGDRQYKIEKHTEKGRTYTQVTLLDHKGRRQELARIIGGTQITPLTLQNAEEMLQLAVKDTGC, encoded by the coding sequence ATGCTGGATGAACTGTATATTGAAAATATCGCCGTGATTGAAAAAGCAACGATTGATTTCGGTCCCGGTTTTAATGTTCTCACCGGTGAAACCGGCGCGGGCAAATCCATCATCATTGACGCCATTCATGCGGTGCTGGGCCAGCGGACTTCACGGGAACTGGTGCGTGCCGGTGCGAAGGGCGCCTTTGTCAGTGCGAGTTTTTCCGGCCTGACACCACAGGTTTTGCAGATACTGGACCAGCTCGGCTTTTCACCGGAGGAAGACGGCACTCTTCTGCTGCAGCGGCAGATACGCGAAGACGGGCGCACGGTGTGCCACATTGGCAGCCGGCCTGCCTCTGTCGCAGCGCTGCGGCAGCTGGGGGCACAGCTGATAAATATTCATGGCCAGCATGAAAGTTATGGCTTGCTTTCGCCGGATAACCATCTGCGTTATTTGGACCGCATGGGCGTGCCGGAAACACTGCTGCAAAAGTACCGTGGGGCTTACCGCCAATGGAAGCAGGTGCAAAAGCAGCTGACGGCGCTGGATGTAGATGAAGCTGAAAAAGTTCGCTTAACGGATCTATTGACCTATCAGATAAACGAGCTGGAAAAGGCAAACATCAAGCCCGGGGAAATACAGGATTTGCAAAACCGCCACAAACGTATTCGTTCCGGCGGAAAAATCACTGCGTCCCTGCAAAAAGCAGTGCAGATACTGGATGGTGACGGCGAGATGCCGGGTGCCTGTGCGGCGGTACAGGAGGCGTCACGCCACTTAGCAGACGCCGCCGAGCTGCTGCCGGAACTAAGCGGCTTGTCCGGCCGGCTGGAAAGCCTTGGATACGACTTGCAGGACTGCATGGAGGAAATTCGCAGCCAGTGCGAGACGGATGCTTATGACCCGCAGGAGCTGGAGGAGATTGAGACACGGCTGGATGTGTACTATCATTTGTCGCTAAAGTACGGCAAAACAGAAAAAGAAATGCTGCAGTTTTTGCAGAAGTGCCGCCAGCAGCTAAGTTCCATTCAGCACAGCGGGGAAGAAATGCAGCGCCTGCAGAAAGAGAATGACGCTGCCGAAAAACAGGTCCGCACGCTGGGCCGGCAGCTTTCGTCCAGCCGCCGCAAAGCCGCCGCTGGATTTTCGGAACAAGTGCGGCGGGAGCTTACCTATCTCGATATGCCGGGCGTCATTTTTACCGTACAGCAGACACCCTGTGTGCCAAGCCCCAGTGGCTGTGATGATGTGCAGTTCCTCATTTCCGCCAACCCGGGTGAACCCGCGCGGCCGTTGGCAAAGATTGCTTCCGGCGGTGAATTGTCGCGTATTTTGCTGGCGATACAGTCGGTCCTTTCCGGCAGGGACAGCGTTGGAACCCTCATCTTTGATGAGGTAGACACCGGCGTTTCCGGCAGTGCGGCCCAGAAAATCGGCCAAAAGTTGCGTCAGACAGCGCGCGGACGTCAGGTGCTGTGTGTCACGCATTTGCCGCAGATTGCGGCATTAGGGGACCGACAGTATAAAATTGAGAAACATACTGAAAAGGGACGTACTTATACACAGGTAACTCTTTTGGATCACAAGGGCCGCCGGCAGGAACTGGCACGCATTATCGGCGGTACGCAGATTACACCGCTGACACTGCAGAATGCCGAGGAAATGCTGCAGCTGGCCGTCAAAGATACCGGCTGCTGA
- a CDS encoding TlyA family RNA methyltransferase, translating into MSNKVRLDVLMTQNGFAESREKAKAIIMSGDVFIQNQRYDKPGMLVPADAKLDVRGGPRYVSRGGLKLEKAMASFPITLTGKVTMDIGASTGGFTDCMLQNGASRVYSVDVGYGQLAWKLRTDSRVVNLERTNVRYLTHEQVPEQVDFFSVDVAFISLRLVLPVAHGFLKDGGQAVCLIKPQFEAGREKVGKKGVVRDPAVHEEVIANITDFVLHNGFSVRGLTYSPVRGPEGNIEYLLYLQKADTPSSVPLDIPALVAESHRVLNGGGKK; encoded by the coding sequence TTGAGTAATAAAGTTAGGCTGGACGTTTTAATGACACAGAACGGCTTTGCGGAAAGCAGAGAAAAGGCCAAGGCCATTATCATGTCCGGAGATGTATTTATTCAGAATCAGCGGTATGATAAACCCGGTATGCTGGTGCCAGCAGACGCAAAGCTGGACGTGCGTGGCGGACCGCGCTATGTCAGCCGCGGCGGACTGAAGCTGGAAAAAGCCATGGCCTCGTTTCCGATTACATTGACGGGAAAGGTCACGATGGACATTGGGGCCTCCACTGGCGGCTTTACGGACTGCATGCTGCAAAACGGTGCCAGCCGTGTTTATTCTGTGGATGTTGGCTATGGGCAGCTTGCGTGGAAACTGCGTACGGACTCTCGTGTAGTGAATCTGGAACGCACCAATGTGCGCTATCTGACACACGAACAGGTGCCGGAGCAGGTGGACTTTTTCAGCGTGGACGTAGCTTTTATCTCTCTGCGGCTGGTTTTGCCGGTTGCCCACGGCTTTTTGAAGGACGGCGGACAGGCTGTATGCCTGATTAAACCGCAGTTCGAGGCCGGCCGGGAAAAGGTGGGGAAGAAAGGTGTTGTGCGTGACCCGGCAGTTCATGAGGAGGTCATTGCAAACATTACGGATTTTGTCCTGCACAACGGTTTTTCCGTGCGGGGCCTTACTTATTCGCCGGTGCGCGGGCCGGAGGGGAACATTGAGTACTTACTCTATTTGCAGAAAGCGGACACACCTTCTTCGGTGCCGCTGGATATTCCCGCACTGGTTGCTGAGTCACATCGTGTACTGAATGGTGGTGGAAAGAAATGA
- the tyrS gene encoding tyrosine--tRNA ligase gives MKVYEDLKARGLIAQVTDEEAVRDLLDNHKCTFYIGFDPTADSLHVGHFVTVMTMSRLQKAGHTPIALFGGGTGMIGDPTGKTDMRKMLTREEIDHNVECFRKQMAPLVDFSDGKAIMANNADWLLSLNYIQFMREIGVHFSVNRMLAAECYKQRLERGLTFFEMNYMLMQGYDFLQLNRRYGCVLEVGGDDQWSNIIGGVNLIRCKENRPAYGLTLGLLTNSEGKKMGKTEKGAVWLDPAKTSPFDFYQYWRNIGDADVERCLKFLTFLPVEEIEDLTNCEGSALNKAKEVLAYEVTKSIHGIEEADKAREGARALFGGGVNTDNMPTSTLTAADLTDGSIGVLDLLVKTKLVSSKSEGRRLVQQGGLTLNDSKVKDPAAVLTAADFPNGAAIIRKGKKAYHKVLLK, from the coding sequence ATGAAAGTGTACGAGGATTTAAAGGCGCGCGGCCTTATTGCGCAGGTAACAGACGAGGAGGCCGTGCGTGACCTGCTCGACAACCACAAGTGTACATTCTATATCGGCTTTGACCCCACCGCGGACAGTCTGCACGTTGGGCATTTTGTTACCGTTATGACCATGTCCCGCCTGCAAAAAGCCGGGCATACACCCATTGCGCTGTTTGGCGGCGGCACCGGCATGATTGGTGACCCGACCGGCAAAACGGATATGCGCAAAATGCTGACACGTGAAGAAATTGACCATAATGTGGAGTGCTTCCGCAAACAGATGGCACCGTTGGTTGATTTTTCAGACGGCAAGGCTATTATGGCAAACAACGCCGACTGGCTGCTGAGCCTTAACTATATTCAGTTTATGCGGGAAATCGGTGTTCATTTTTCCGTGAACCGTATGCTGGCAGCCGAGTGTTACAAGCAGCGGCTGGAGCGCGGACTGACCTTCTTTGAAATGAACTATATGCTGATGCAGGGCTATGATTTTCTGCAGTTGAACCGCCGTTACGGCTGTGTGCTGGAGGTCGGCGGTGATGACCAGTGGAGTAATATTATCGGTGGCGTCAATCTGATTCGCTGCAAAGAGAATCGGCCGGCTTACGGCCTGACACTGGGCCTTCTGACAAACAGTGAGGGCAAAAAGATGGGCAAAACCGAAAAGGGCGCCGTGTGGCTGGACCCCGCAAAGACCAGTCCCTTCGATTTTTACCAGTACTGGCGCAATATCGGTGATGCAGACGTGGAACGCTGCCTGAAGTTCCTCACGTTCCTGCCGGTGGAGGAAATCGAAGACCTGACAAACTGTGAGGGCAGTGCACTGAATAAGGCGAAGGAAGTTCTTGCTTATGAGGTGACAAAGTCCATTCACGGCATAGAGGAAGCAGACAAGGCCCGTGAAGGCGCGCGTGCGCTGTTTGGCGGCGGTGTCAATACCGACAATATGCCCACCAGTACACTGACGGCCGCTGACCTGACAGATGGTTCCATTGGTGTGCTGGACCTGCTGGTTAAAACAAAGTTGGTTTCCAGCAAGAGTGAGGGCCGGCGTTTGGTTCAGCAGGGCGGCTTGACTTTGAACGACAGCAAGGTGAAGGACCCTGCGGCCGTGTTGACTGCCGCTGATTTTCCGAATGGTGCAGCTATTATTCGGAAGGGTAAAAAAGCATATCACAAAGTTCTGCTTAAATAA
- a CDS encoding YfhO family protein gives MRKRKKWAVWAAPLAVLVLLCACFASAGLYPFGTKTLSWCDMNHQTVPLLMDFQDILRGKSSMLLNLQNAGGMSFWGVFFFFLSSPFTFLISFLPKASFYLFMNVLVLLKMSLCACTASILFLHTFSRLDGVRISCLSVMYACSGFALMYYQNIVWLDIACLFPLLVLGVCRLREAEKPALFLWTLSAIIVVDYYLSAMVLFWLVLLFSILSSFVVNRTRCRRQIVLLGLSTGAALLLTAVVWLPSLLQCGRSGRVVDLISSLSSGSILTGVQTTLPVWYCTGAAVAAVPLFFLLKRKGSRQRALFVSYLLLILPLFIDPIDRMWHLGSYQAFPVRFGYILTLTGLLLTGSYLSEVQPLQPEQKSRPLPLFFAGAAAAALIAIAGEMLSRPAMRTMLSHYVNNLWNDQTALQLGLLFALSATGVYLVLFLLFHAQKISVRVLCVLLCVVTAAEVSFNLQVYVAPAASDGHAYDTALDLSGRLKDSSLYRVKTDGLYFDTDLMGALGYPVLDHYTSLTDGTYMDTLQKMGYSAHWMESHSSGGTALTDSLLAQKYSITRLGEENGRTPLYSNHQYSLVRQPYSLPFGFVAQNCGSALPDGDRFGAQDMLYHTFFGRSDSLMTRYSPDISDFAQMSKAKDGSVTVTGAAYSSLLYHIQVTRKTALYFDCYTKASRDLTSSNYNSLSISVNGRMIRSLYPSADDNGLVDLGTFENQMVEVRVSVLHPVNCRSFGVAGMDLTKLQSALQNTQSQAVSLSASGNMLSGTAAARNSGWLVLPLRGGSGFTATVNGKPAQTAEAAGMFLAVQLQAGQNRVEVQYLPPGLAAGAVCSMAGFAAALLFLRLLKKKGTKCLRKLEKPAQVVFDIVTAVVSILLYLFPVAVYLAANLEVLFS, from the coding sequence TTGCGAAAACGGAAAAAGTGGGCAGTTTGGGCGGCACCGCTGGCGGTGCTGGTCCTGCTTTGTGCCTGCTTTGCGTCCGCCGGACTGTACCCGTTTGGAACAAAAACCCTGTCTTGGTGTGACATGAATCACCAGACTGTCCCGCTGCTGATGGATTTTCAGGATATCCTGAGGGGAAAATCCTCTATGCTGCTGAACTTGCAGAATGCGGGCGGTATGAGCTTTTGGGGCGTCTTTTTCTTTTTTCTGTCCAGTCCGTTTACCTTCCTGATTTCCTTTCTACCCAAAGCATCTTTTTACCTGTTTATGAACGTGCTGGTGCTGTTGAAAATGTCCCTTTGTGCCTGCACGGCATCCATTTTGTTTCTGCACACGTTTTCTCGGCTGGACGGTGTGCGAATTTCCTGTCTTTCAGTTATGTACGCGTGTTCCGGCTTTGCACTGATGTATTATCAGAATATCGTCTGGCTGGACATTGCCTGTCTGTTTCCACTTTTAGTGTTGGGCGTGTGCAGGCTGCGGGAAGCGGAAAAACCAGCGCTGTTTCTTTGGACATTATCGGCGATTATTGTTGTGGACTATTACCTAAGCGCCATGGTGCTGTTCTGGCTGGTGCTGCTGTTTTCCATTTTGTCCTCTTTTGTGGTCAACCGTACCCGCTGCAGACGGCAGATAGTCCTATTGGGATTGAGTACCGGTGCGGCTTTGCTGCTTACAGCAGTAGTATGGCTGCCATCCTTGCTGCAGTGCGGCCGTTCCGGCCGTGTAGTGGACCTTATTTCCAGCCTAAGCAGCGGCAGCATCCTGACCGGTGTGCAGACCACGCTGCCAGTTTGGTACTGTACCGGTGCCGCCGTGGCAGCTGTACCGCTGTTTTTCCTACTGAAGCGTAAGGGCAGCCGGCAGCGTGCGCTGTTTGTCAGCTATTTGCTGCTGATTTTGCCGCTGTTTATTGACCCCATTGACCGGATGTGGCACTTGGGCAGTTATCAGGCGTTTCCGGTACGCTTTGGGTATATCCTTACGCTGACAGGGCTTCTGCTTACGGGCAGCTATTTAAGCGAAGTACAGCCGCTCCAGCCAGAGCAGAAAAGCCGTCCGCTGCCGCTGTTCTTTGCGGGGGCCGCTGCCGCCGCGCTGATTGCCATTGCGGGCGAGATGCTGTCACGGCCTGCCATGCGTACAATGCTTTCACATTATGTCAATAATCTTTGGAACGACCAAACAGCGCTGCAGCTGGGACTGCTTTTCGCACTGTCGGCGACCGGCGTTTATTTAGTCCTGTTCCTGTTGTTTCATGCACAGAAAATCTCGGTTCGGGTGCTGTGTGTTCTGCTGTGCGTTGTAACCGCGGCGGAAGTCAGCTTTAACCTGCAGGTTTATGTTGCGCCTGCTGCATCGGACGGGCATGCCTATGATACAGCGCTGGACCTCAGCGGGCGGTTAAAGGACAGTTCCCTGTACCGTGTCAAGACGGATGGACTGTATTTTGATACCGACTTGATGGGTGCATTGGGATATCCGGTGCTGGACCACTACACTTCTTTGACGGACGGCACCTATATGGATACTCTGCAGAAGATGGGTTACTCCGCCCATTGGATGGAAAGCCACTCCAGCGGCGGTACGGCCCTGACCGATTCCCTGCTGGCACAGAAGTACAGCATTACCCGGCTGGGGGAGGAAAACGGCCGCACACCGCTTTACAGCAATCATCAGTATTCCCTGGTGCGTCAGCCGTACAGCCTGCCCTTTGGGTTTGTTGCCCAGAACTGCGGCAGCGCTCTTCCGGATGGTGACCGTTTTGGTGCACAGGATATGCTATACCATACTTTTTTCGGTCGGTCGGATTCTTTGATGACACGCTATTCACCGGATATTTCTGACTTTGCCCAAATGAGCAAGGCGAAGGATGGCAGTGTCACGGTTACTGGCGCGGCATACAGCAGCCTGCTGTATCATATACAGGTCACAAGGAAGACAGCGCTGTACTTCGACTGTTATACAAAGGCGTCGCGGGACCTTACCAGTTCCAACTATAATTCTCTCAGCATTTCCGTTAACGGCAGAATGATACGTTCATTGTATCCCTCAGCCGATGACAATGGATTGGTGGACTTAGGCACTTTTGAGAATCAAATGGTAGAAGTACGCGTATCGGTTCTGCACCCGGTTAACTGTCGTTCCTTCGGTGTGGCAGGGATGGACCTCACAAAGCTGCAGAGCGCTCTGCAAAATACACAGTCGCAGGCAGTGTCTCTTTCCGCGTCCGGCAATATGCTGTCCGGCACTGCTGCAGCCAGAAACAGCGGCTGGCTGGTGTTGCCTCTGCGCGGCGGCAGCGGCTTTACTGCTACGGTCAACGGCAAACCTGCACAGACAGCCGAAGCGGCAGGAATGTTCCTCGCGGTTCAGCTGCAGGCAGGGCAGAACCGTGTGGAGGTTCAGTATCTGCCGCCGGGACTTGCCGCGGGCGCCGTTTGCAGTATGGCTGGATTTGCGGCGGCGCTGCTGTTCCTGCGTCTGCTGAAAAAGAAGGGAACCAAATGCCTACGCAAGCTGGAAAAACCGGCACAGGTTGTGTTTGATATAGTCACTGCTGTGGTCAGCATTCTGCTGTATCTGTTCCCGGTTGCAGTCTATCTGGCAGCAAATCTGGAAGTCCTATTTTCCTGA
- a CDS encoding phosphatase — MNFIADLHTHTTASTHAYSTLQEMVEAAAQRGLEAIAITDHGVAMPGAPGRWYFHNLGVVPRYYKGVMVLRGQETNIIDYEGHTDQQADCVHDLDWLIASIHDECMPQGESPSPEKVTHLWEQVCRNPHVNVIGHCGLRRFAFDYERVIPQFGAAGKLVEINEGTFRSRPDSILNCRKIAALCKKYRVPVVVNSDAHFSTQVGCFPRAQQLLQELDFPEELVVNSSAEQLRAYLTKYTDVFRSFVSE; from the coding sequence ATGAATTTCATTGCGGATCTGCACACACACACGACAGCCTCCACCCATGCGTACAGTACATTGCAGGAAATGGTGGAAGCGGCAGCGCAGCGCGGCCTGGAGGCAATCGCCATTACGGACCACGGTGTGGCCATGCCGGGTGCGCCGGGCAGATGGTATTTTCATAATTTAGGTGTTGTCCCGCGTTATTATAAGGGCGTAATGGTATTGCGCGGGCAGGAAACGAATATCATTGACTATGAGGGACATACCGACCAGCAGGCCGACTGCGTTCATGACCTGGACTGGCTGATTGCCTCTATCCACGATGAGTGTATGCCGCAGGGGGAATCTCCGTCACCGGAAAAAGTGACGCACCTGTGGGAACAGGTATGCAGAAATCCGCATGTCAATGTCATTGGGCACTGTGGCCTGCGCCGCTTTGCTTTTGACTACGAGCGCGTTATTCCGCAGTTTGGTGCGGCAGGCAAGTTGGTGGAAATCAACGAAGGCACGTTTCGCAGCCGGCCGGATTCCATTCTGAACTGCCGGAAGATTGCGGCACTGTGCAAAAAATACCGTGTGCCGGTGGTCGTAAACAGCGACGCGCATTTTTCCACGCAGGTTGGCTGTTTTCCGCGGGCACAGCAGCTTTTGCAGGAGCTTGACTTTCCAGAGGAACTGGTGGTCAACTCCAGTGCGGAACAGCTGCGCGCCTATTTGACGAAATATACCGATGTGTTTCGCAGCTTTGTGTCAGAATGA
- a CDS encoding glycosyltransferase, protein MKIALFSGAGAVKCAASTYTAVLKSGLEKAGHQIMVVTADPAIDDCFTQDGKIYCPAKVTPSLYGMSVRVSLLGPMEKMLNSFRPEIIHVITLDEMGLAGLKYAQRHQLPLVTTIHNLHDALKGYGTNKAYDNLAKMKVRSTVRKILTESDVVCSPSAQTQSLLETLDIQCKVKRSPFCVDLSNFLPTQPTPAFKKRLDIAEDALCYVYAGRLMEDCGLDSLLKVWSDAAGGNARLHLLVVGTGPAAAHFAETANSLSLSNQVTFIGELSPRDLNSCYACCRAFVSGATSSAVKASPLEAQAAGLPVLLPRQCANADLVHDGVNGFLYDTAEQFGEKLYILTQLDSEGEVLLRRLVSKSAMNLSDKNLATIMADTYAEAKHSYTKNTRSL, encoded by the coding sequence ATGAAAATTGCCTTGTTTTCCGGGGCCGGCGCTGTCAAATGCGCTGCCTCCACATATACTGCGGTCCTGAAAAGCGGACTGGAAAAAGCCGGGCACCAGATAATGGTGGTAACTGCCGACCCGGCCATAGACGACTGTTTTACACAGGACGGCAAAATTTACTGTCCCGCAAAGGTAACTCCCAGCCTGTACGGTATGTCTGTGCGGGTCAGTTTGCTGGGACCTATGGAAAAAATGCTGAACAGCTTCCGCCCGGAAATCATCCACGTCATTACTCTGGACGAAATGGGATTGGCCGGCCTAAAATACGCTCAGCGCCACCAGCTGCCGTTGGTTACCACTATTCATAACCTGCACGATGCACTGAAAGGTTACGGCACCAATAAAGCATATGACAATCTTGCCAAAATGAAAGTACGCAGCACAGTGCGCAAGATTTTGACGGAAAGCGATGTGGTCTGTTCCCCCTCTGCACAAACGCAAAGCCTTTTGGAAACACTGGATATTCAGTGCAAAGTAAAGCGCTCGCCTTTCTGTGTGGATTTATCAAACTTTTTGCCGACACAGCCTACCCCCGCTTTTAAAAAGCGGCTGGATATTGCCGAAGACGCCTTATGCTATGTGTATGCGGGCCGTTTGATGGAAGACTGCGGCCTCGATTCTCTGCTGAAAGTTTGGAGCGACGCAGCCGGTGGCAACGCCCGCCTACACCTGCTGGTTGTGGGCACTGGGCCTGCAGCTGCTCATTTTGCTGAAACGGCGAACAGTCTTTCCCTTTCCAATCAGGTTACATTTATCGGTGAACTTTCACCGCGTGACTTGAATAGCTGCTATGCCTGCTGCCGGGCCTTTGTCAGCGGCGCCACTTCTTCCGCTGTGAAGGCTTCTCCCCTGGAAGCTCAGGCTGCCGGTCTGCCGGTACTGCTGCCAAGGCAGTGTGCCAATGCTGACTTGGTGCATGATGGTGTAAACGGATTCCTATATGACACAGCCGAACAGTTCGGCGAAAAGCTGTACATTCTGACACAGCTGGACTCGGAAGGCGAAGTCCTCCTGCGGCGGCTGGTCAGCAAAAGTGCCATGAACCTTTCGGATAAAAACCTTGCTACCATTATGGCAGATACCTATGCGGAAGCAAAACACAGCTATACAAAAAATACGCGCAGCCTGTAA